A single window of Lutzomyia longipalpis isolate SR_M1_2022 chromosome 1, ASM2433408v1 DNA harbors:
- the LOC129797277 gene encoding ATP synthase subunit s, mitochondrial, which produces MLHTLGIHPALRGTQIKSRSLWQWINIIFNTVDKTRLRKVGPDRLCAEWVLKNGGAVRFLEHPKNLFRDYNMLPPDFRTKLTLKEIDATNSAIMTVGFAHVVGCEKIDKIIITNCKYIDNRGFHHLTSINDSLRSLDITQCTNISDSGLLQLKGLTKLQKLVMKDLPGVKDLPAVEKELRQHLKDCQFQTSHT; this is translated from the exons ATGCTTCATACATTGGGGATTCATCCAGCTCTCCGAGGGACACAAATCAAATCAC GAAGTCTCTGGCAGTggataaatataatttttaatactgTGGACAAAACACGCTTACGAAAGGTTGGACCTGATCGCTTGTGTGCCGAATGGGTGCTAAAGAATGGCGGTGCCGTAAGATTCTTGGAACATCCTAAAAATCTCTTTCGTGACTACAATATGCTACCACCGGATTTTAGGACAAAGCTCACACTGAAAGAAATTGATGCTACCAACAGTGCCATCATGACGGTTGGATTTGCTCACGTTGTGGGAtgcgagaaaattgataagatCATCATTACAAATTGCAAATACATCGATAATCGGGGATTCCATCACTTGACCTCCATCAATGATTCCCTGCGTTCCCTGGATATTACACAATGCACCAATATCTCAGATTCAGGACTCTTGCAGCTAAAGGGTTTGacgaaattgcaaaaattggtCATGAAAGATCTTCCAGGTGTAAAGGATCTTCCTGCTGTTGAAAAGGAACTGAGGCAGCACCTTAAAGACTGCCAATTTCAAACATCTCACACTTga
- the LOC129797270 gene encoding lamin-B receptor, with translation MDKKRVTRGSSDSHSRKGSSKYVPGKRSPSPEIIRKYPPRRSPGAKRSLSPAKGRKASKSPRRDEKRRSKEDTKRKSSPSASPKVGRKKGQVSPKSAEKLELKTTGSTSSVSTQSTSKTLTLSTGADSDLKAAKVLSARMSQEPRTLTPASELSHRSVSRSVSQSVERFSHAEFSDNENDYGKDSSYDFGNDLAKSYIQRGKSLLLADKLVAAGNIGAAIYLILIPGLTLVLTYLCLTRGCPVKLPNWNQFQKLDTYINYELAGIYVSFTILAATLGSFPLGRIVNIFTERGENIYYFNGLATALITFIAICTAEYFKYPIVELIYKNLFQLCILAILNAFSLASCLYLRAKRTPEYLWNPQGKTGKTLVDFFLGREVTPLWFNRIDIKLVQNRISTILALTIAGIFFYKSVHFQPKKKLVEGEITFLEEVVSIVETIRFNEAGALASGLLILYLLDVLLHEHHLTSSFDLQYEGVGGLLLTRYATFPFLISMLPKFILEQRIINPPRWILATVAVLFLAGVIVKRISNKIKYEYRLNPLHVKFDEIGTIPTHQNKRLIISGFWGVVRHPNYLGEIISLLSLLPLLYLKFSWIPAISVVYLIIFFCHRAIRVDDRNRTRYISAWTRYTTLVPKMVVPKVF, from the exons ATGGATAAAAAGCGTGTAACGCGAGGCTCATCGGATTCCCATAGTAGAAAAGGCAGTTCGAAATATGTACCCGGGAAGCGTTCTCCATCTCCGGAGATAATTAGAAAGTACCCACCTAGGAGATCCCCCGGAGCGAAGCGTTCTCTATCTCCGGCTAAAGGACGGAAAGCATCGAAATCTCCGCGACGTGATGAGAAGAGGCGTTCGAAGGAGGACACCAAGAGGAAATCTTCCCCGTCTGCTTCGCCAAAGGTGGGACGCAAGAAGGGGCAAGTTTCGCCAAAATCAGCGGAAAAGCTGGAACTAAAGACAACGGGATCCACTTCGTCCGTCTCAACTCAGTCTACGAGCAAAACACTCACTCTATCCACGGGAGCCGATTCTGATCTCAAGGCAGCAAAGGTTCTATCTGCAAGAATGTCTCAGGAACCGCGAACGCTTACACCAGCATCGGAATTGTCCCACAGGAGTGTCAGTCGTTCTGTAAGTCAGAGTGTTGAACGCTTCTCACACGCTGAATTCTCAGACAATGAAAATGACTATGGCAAAGATTCAAGCTATGATTTTGGGAATGATTTGGCAAAATCTTACATTCAGAGAGGCAAAAGTCTCTTGTTGGCTGATAAACTCGTGGCTGCTGGCAATATTGGAGCTGCAATTTATCTCATCCTTATTCCTGGATTAACTCTTGTTCTCACGTACCTGTGTCTCACACGAGGATGCCCCGTGAAACTTCCCAATTGGaatcaatttcaaaagttGGACACTTACATCAACTACGAACTAGCAGGAATTTATGTGTCCTTCACAATTCTTGCGGCTACTTTGGGATCTTTCCCACTGGGGAGAATTGTCAACATCTTCACGGAACGCGGAGAGAATATCTACTATTTCAATGGATTGGCCACAGCATTGATTACATTCATTGCCATATGTACAGCGGAATACTTCAAATATCCCATTGTTGAATTGATCTACAAGAACCTCTTCCAGCTTTGCATCCTTGCCATTCTCAATGCCTTTTCTCTGGCTTCCTGCCTCTATCTCCGTGCCAAGAGAACACCTGAGTACTTGTGGAATCCCCAGGGGAAGACTGGAAAGACTCTTGTGGACTTTTTCCTCGGCAGAGAAGTCACACCCCTCTGGTTTAATCGCATTGACATCAAGCTTGTCCAAAATCGCATCTCAACCATCTTAGCGCTCACCATTGCTGGTATTTTCTTCTACAAAAGTGTTCATTTTCAACCGAAGAAGAAGCTCGTTGAAGGAGAAATAACATTTTTGGAGGAAGTTGTTTCGATCGTTGAAACAATTCGCTTCAATGAAGCTGGTGCCCTTGCTTCAGGACTTCTGATTCTCTACCTTCTGGATGTGTTGCTACATGAACATCATTTGACCAGTTCTTTCGATTTACAATACGAAGGAGTTGGAGGACTTTTGCTGACAAGATATGCCACCTTTCCATTTTTGATCTCTATGCTGCCAAAGTTTATCCTCGAACAGAGGATTATTAATCCACCGAGATGGATTCTTGCCACTGTTGCAGTTCTCTTTCTCGCTGGTGTTATCGTGAAGAGAATCagcaacaaaattaaatatgaataCCGATTGAATCCTCTACATGTAAAATTTGATG aaattggAACAATTCCAACCCACCAAAATAAGCGTCTGATCATCTCTGGCTTCTGGGGTGTTGTACGTCATCCAAACTACCTGGGAGAAATTATCTCGCTGCTCTCACTCTTGCCATTGCtgtatttgaaattctcctgGATCCCAGCCATTTCAGTCGTCTAcctcatcattttcttttgccatcGCGCCATTCGAGTGGATGATCGCAACAGGACACGCTACATCTCCGCCTGGACACGCTACACTACACTCGTGCCCAAAATGGTTGTGCCCAAAGTGTTTTAA
- the LOC129797275 gene encoding ERI1 exoribonuclease 2 — MVKSIKRVLDKRMGFKYLLIIDFESTCWEGRVDHFNRWEIIEFPAVLLNLETGKIEKEFQRYVFPTENPKLSAFCTRLTGITQDQVDNGVPLCTCLMLFTNWVKEILNEKGLTFPNCNRDNLHGDIALATWTNWDLGLCLRLECSRKRLKKPSFCNQWIDIKKSFEDYFDYKPTSFQDALDFLGIEFVGRPHCGLDDSRNEAKLVAFMHQNGATFKITSNLLPPGKMNFMF, encoded by the exons ATG GTAAAATCTATTAAGAGAGTGTTAGATAAAAGAATGGGCTTCAAGTACCTGCTAATTATTGACTTTGAGTCTACCTGCTGGGAAGGACGAGTTGACCACTTCAACAGATGGGagataattgaatttccagCAGTTCTGCTCAATTTGGAAACAGGTAAAATCGAAAAGGAGTTCCAAAGGTATGTCTTCCCCACGGAGAACCCAAAACTAAGCGCCTTTTGCACAAGACTGACCGGAATAACTCAGGACCAAGTGGACAATGGAGTACCACTCTGCACTTGTTTGATGCTGTTCACCAACTGGGTGAAGGAGATCCTCAATGAGAAGGGGCTTACTTTCCCCAATTGCAATCGGGATAATCTTCATGGCGACATTGCCCTTGCAACCTGGACAAATTGGGATTTGGGACTGTGCCTCCGGCTTGAATGTTCCCGGAAGAGGCTAAAAAAACCATCTTTTTGCAATCAGTGGATCGATATCAAGAAATCATTTGAG GATTACTTTGATTATAAGCCAACATCATTCCAAGATGCATTGGATTTTCTTGGCATTGAATTTGTGGGACGACCGCACTGTGGTCTCGACGATTCCCGGAATGAAGCCAAATTGGTGGCATTCATGCACCAGAACGGAGCCACATTTAAGATCACATCTAATTTACTCCCTCCcggcaaaatgaattttatgttttag